The proteins below come from a single Onychomys torridus chromosome 18, mOncTor1.1, whole genome shotgun sequence genomic window:
- the LOC118569952 gene encoding class II histocompatibility antigen, M alpha chain yields MDNEQKPGAGLLQLLQFLWLLPHTWAGPEAPPPVWWDGLQNHTFRHTVFCQDGNPSIGLSESYDEDQLFTYDFSRNTRVPRLPDFAGWAQEQGDASAISFDKDFCEILIQQVGPKYEGLIPVSRGLPVPEVFTLKPLEFGKPNTLVCFISNLFPPTLTVTWQHHFKPVEGASPTFISAIDGLTFQAFSYLNFTPEPFDLYSCLVTHEIDSYTPIAHWVPQNALPSELLENVLCGVAFGLGVLGIIMGIAFFIWSQKPCSVD; encoded by the exons ATGGACAATGAGCAGAAGCCAGGAGCCgggctgctgcagctgctgcagttTCTGTGGCTGCTCCCCCACACCTGGGCGGGGCCCGAAG CTCCTCCTCCGGTGTGGTGGGATGGCCTGCAAAACCACACGTTCCGGCACACTGTGTTCTGCCAGGACGGGAACCCCAGCATAGGGCTGTCTGAGTCCTATGATGAAGACCAGCTCTTCACCTACGACTTCTCCCGGAACACCCGAGTACCCCGGCTGCCCGACTTTGCAGGCTGGGCTCAGGAACAGGGAGACGCCTCTGCCATTTCATTTGACAAGGACTTCTGTGAAATATTGATCCAGCAAGTGGGCCCGAAGTATGAAGGGTTAATCCCAGTGTCCAGAG GTTTGCCTGTGCCTGAGGTGTTCACACTGAAGCCCCTGGAGTTTGGCAAGCCCAACACGCTGGTCTGCTTCATCAGCAATCTCTTCCCGCCGACCTTGACTGTGACTTGGCAGCATCACTTCAAACCCGTGGAGGGAGCCAGCCCCACGTTCATCTCGGCCATCGACGGGCTCACCTTCCAGGCATTCTCTTACTTAAACTTCACACCAGAACCCTTTGACCTCTACTCCTGCCTCGTGACACATGAGATTGACAGCTACACACCAATTGCCCACTGGG TACCCCAGAACGCCCTGCCTTCAGAACTCCTAGAGAATGTGCTGTGTGGTGTGGCCTTTGGCCTAGGTGTGCTGGGCATCATCATGGGCATTGCCTTCTTCATCTGGTCCCAGAAGCCTTGCTCAGTTG ACTGA
- the LOC118569742 gene encoding class II histocompatibility antigen, M beta 1 chain, producing MAILLLLGLSLGCVGAGGFVAHVESTCLLDDNGVPKDFTYCVSFNKDLLACWDPEAGQIAPCEFGVLQNLAVGLSNYLNQHKGLLQRLGRGLQDCAMHTQPFWDALTHRTKPPSVQVAQTAPFNTKEPVMLACYVWGFYPADVVITWMKNGQLVMPHNIKERTAQSNGDWTYQTVSYLPLTPSYGDIYTCVVQHSGTPEPVHQDWTVGLSPIQTVKVSVSAATLGLGFIIFCLGLFHWRKSRYSSYIPLPGSTYPEGRH from the exons ATGGCCATACTCCTGCTGCTGGGcctcagcctgggctgtgtgggaGCAG GTGGCTTCGTAGCTCATGTGGAAAGTACCTGCCTGCTGGATGACAATGGGGTCCCGAAAGACTTCACATACTGTGTTTCCTTCAACAAAGATCTGCTGGCCTGCTGGGATCCAGAGGCAGGACAAATAGCCCCCTGTGAATTTGGGGTGCTGCAAAACTTGGCTGTGGGCCTTTCAAATTACCTCAACCAACATAAGGGCCTGCTCCAGCGCTTGGGCAGAGGGCTTCAGGACTGTGCCATGCACACCCAACCCTTCTGGGATGCACTGACCCACAGAACGA AACCACCGTCTGTTCAAGTAGCCCAAACTGCCCCCTTTAACACGAAGGAGCCTGTGATGCTGGCCTGCTATGTATGGGGCTTCTATCCAGCGGATGTGGTCATCACATGGATGAAGAATGGGCAACTTGTCATGCCTCACAACATCAAAGAGAGGACTGCCCAGTCCAATGGAGACTGGACATACCAGACTGTCTCCTACCTGCCCTTAACCCCCTCCTATGGGGACATCTACACCTGTGTGGTACAGCACAGTGGGACCCCCGAGCCAGTCCATCAGGACTGGA CAGTTGGGCTGTCCCCCATCCAGACGGTGAAGGTTTCTGTGTCTGCAGCCACCCTAGGCCTGGGCTTCATCATCTTCTGTCTTGGCTTGTTCCATTGGCGGAAGTCTCGATACTCCA GCTACATCCCTCTCCCTGGATCCACTTACCCAGAAG GGCGGCACTAG